The Glandiceps talaboti chromosome 1, keGlaTala1.1, whole genome shotgun sequence genome has a segment encoding these proteins:
- the LOC144453530 gene encoding uncharacterized protein LOC144453530, producing the protein MIKEDSSELSMRNRKCNDATEGKPTNITYSKDLLNVGSSNFESKLLLKQKKTYKASPSSVLQSVKDFLPMMASANRNLQDQLEHSAREEFDIENVENHTGPLIEMDLAIFQENSDSDDSDSDFDLDSEEEKKNINGLSCSSDDSDNDESDINFGEITEKSFKISKPHSKRPDIEEMNTESCEQSDVTSNR; encoded by the exons ATGATAAAAGAAGACTCGTCGGAACTCTCGATGAGAAATCGGAAGTGTAACGATGCAACAGAGGGAAAGCCTACAAATATCACATACTCGAAAGATTTACTGAACGTCGGAAGCTCGAATTTCG AATCTAAACTTCTCCTGAAGcagaaaaaaacatacaaagcATCCCCATCATCAG ttTTACAGTCGGTGAAAGACTTCCTACCAATGATGGCATCGGCTAACAGGAATCTACAAGACCAATTAGAACATAGTGCTAGGGAAgaatttgatattgaaaatgtaGAGAACCATACTGGACCACTTATAgaaatg GATCTGGCAATATTCCAGGAAAACAGTGACTCTGATGACAGTGATTCAGATTTTGATTTGGACTCGGAAgaggaaaagaaaaatataaatgGACTCAGCTGTTCTAGTGATGATAGTGACAATGATGAAAGTGACATTAATTTTGGTGAAATTACAgagaaaagttttaaaatatcaaaacctCACAGCAAAAGACCAGACATTGAGGAAATGAATACGGAATCATGTGAACAGAGTGACGTCACTAGTAATAGGTAG